One genomic window of Tenacibaculum tangerinum includes the following:
- a CDS encoding SulP family inorganic anion transporter, producing MKNLFSNIKGDLFGGITAGIVALPLALAFGVSSGLGPSAGLYGAIFIAFFAALFGGTNTQISGPTAPMTAVSMVVIASILAVNDGDVNKALPAILTVFLLAGLIQIGLGLLGLGKYIRYIPYPVVSGFMTAIGVIILVTQILPSLGYYPKEDKQFVEQFKPQAEELILENILKEEAGEGILVLEDFKETIDRAEGITKADILKESKTLAGKEASGVLGTLKVLPRALKNINWLELLLALGTILIIYGFKRITTAVPSTLVALVVMTGISIGFGLNYRPIEEIPGGFPVPNMEIFTRFSISGIAPYIFTALTLALLGAIDSLLTSVVADNMTKTKHKPNKELVGQGIGNSIAAIFGGIPGAGATIRTVVNINSGGKTKLSGMISGVMLLIILLGLGPIASKIPAAVLAGILITVGIGVMDYKGLKAIPNLPKDMKLGPLKVSSEVIIMLVVLVLSTFWNLVYAVGIGLVIASLMFMKKIGDLTAHHSDVKSLKEEQWADEKDFPKELIEEVFIKHLKGPLFFGSTSDFLALSKQIPTTASHVIIRVDRMQYIDQSGLYALEDVLVDLEKNGITVLLVDVLDQPRYMMERIDIIPDLIPEEHIFDTFQECLEWVKQNVKDKN from the coding sequence ATGAAAAATTTGTTTTCAAATATAAAAGGAGATTTATTTGGTGGTATTACCGCAGGTATTGTTGCGCTACCGCTAGCGTTGGCCTTTGGTGTTTCATCAGGGCTAGGGCCAAGTGCTGGTTTGTACGGAGCCATTTTTATCGCCTTTTTTGCAGCTCTCTTTGGTGGTACTAATACTCAAATATCAGGACCTACTGCACCAATGACCGCTGTGAGTATGGTGGTAATTGCTAGTATTTTAGCTGTAAATGACGGAGATGTTAACAAAGCTTTACCCGCTATACTAACTGTTTTCTTATTAGCTGGTTTAATTCAAATAGGTTTAGGATTATTAGGATTGGGTAAATACATTCGTTATATCCCCTACCCTGTAGTATCTGGGTTCATGACAGCCATTGGGGTAATTATACTGGTTACTCAAATACTACCTTCGCTAGGATACTACCCTAAGGAAGACAAGCAATTTGTAGAACAATTCAAACCTCAAGCAGAGGAGCTAATCTTAGAAAATATTTTAAAAGAAGAAGCTGGAGAAGGCATTTTGGTTTTAGAAGATTTTAAGGAAACTATAGATCGTGCTGAGGGAATTACAAAAGCAGATATTTTAAAAGAAAGCAAGACCCTTGCCGGAAAAGAAGCTTCAGGTGTATTAGGTACGCTCAAAGTACTTCCTAGAGCACTAAAAAATATTAACTGGTTAGAACTTCTATTGGCATTGGGTACCATTCTAATTATTTATGGTTTTAAGCGTATAACCACTGCGGTACCCAGTACATTAGTTGCTTTGGTGGTAATGACAGGTATTTCTATAGGTTTTGGATTGAATTACCGCCCTATCGAAGAGATACCTGGTGGTTTTCCGGTTCCAAATATGGAAATTTTTACCCGATTTAGCATCTCAGGCATTGCTCCTTATATATTTACTGCACTCACCTTGGCACTGTTGGGGGCTATTGACTCTTTACTTACTTCGGTAGTGGCAGATAACATGACCAAAACAAAACACAAGCCCAACAAAGAGCTGGTAGGTCAGGGAATAGGAAATAGCATTGCTGCAATCTTTGGAGGAATTCCTGGTGCAGGAGCAACGATTCGTACGGTAGTAAATATTAATTCTGGCGGAAAAACAAAATTATCGGGAATGATATCTGGGGTAATGCTATTAATAATTTTATTAGGATTAGGTCCCATTGCCTCAAAAATTCCTGCAGCTGTATTAGCAGGTATCTTAATTACTGTTGGTATTGGTGTTATGGATTATAAAGGTTTAAAAGCCATTCCTAATTTACCGAAAGACATGAAATTAGGCCCTTTAAAAGTAAGTTCTGAAGTAATTATAATGCTGGTTGTTTTAGTATTATCAACTTTTTGGAACTTGGTTTATGCTGTAGGAATAGGTTTGGTAATCGCTTCGCTAATGTTTATGAAAAAAATTGGTGATTTAACTGCTCATCACTCTGATGTAAAGTCACTAAAAGAAGAACAATGGGCAGACGAAAAAGATTTTCCGAAGGAATTAATCGAAGAAGTATTCATTAAACACTTAAAAGGTCCGTTATTTTTTGGTTCAACGAGTGATTTTTTAGCCTTGTCCAAGCAAATTCCAACTACGGCATCTCATGTAATTATTCGTGTAGACAGAATGCAATATATAGATCAATCAGGTTTATATGCTTTGGAAGATGTCCTGGTAGATTTGGAAAAAAATGGAATAACTGTTTTATTAGTAGATGTGCTTGATCAACCTCGATATATGATGGAACGCATTGATATTATTCCTGATTTGATTCCTGAAGAGCATATTTTCGATACCTTTCAGGAATGTCTTGAATGGGTTAAACAAAATGTTAAAGACAAAAATTAA
- a CDS encoding tetratricopeptide repeat protein, with protein sequence MRTITILLFLFVSTITLAQNANDLFVSANSLYKDGKYEEAVQLYEQIESKKLVSTELYYNLANCYYKLNKVAPAIYNYEKALQLNPLNEDAKNNLIIAKRLTLDRIEALPKSVFQKLNENYLQKFTYNTWAVIAVVFSLIASILFLIFYFSYTPTKKRIFFTASMISFFLLTTSLVITYTQYNYTQNIIEAIIFDEEVSVKNEPTENANEIFTLHEGVKVNVLDAVDNWKKIKLIDGKLGWVNAESLREL encoded by the coding sequence ATGAGAACAATCACTATACTTTTATTCTTATTTGTGTCAACTATTACGTTAGCACAAAATGCCAACGACCTTTTTGTAAGTGCAAATTCTTTATACAAAGACGGAAAATATGAAGAAGCTGTACAACTATACGAACAAATAGAAAGCAAAAAACTAGTTTCGACAGAACTGTATTACAATTTGGCAAACTGTTACTACAAACTAAATAAAGTAGCACCTGCCATTTACAACTACGAAAAGGCACTGCAACTAAATCCTTTAAATGAAGATGCTAAAAACAACTTAATTATTGCAAAACGTTTAACTCTTGATAGAATTGAAGCCTTGCCGAAATCGGTCTTTCAAAAACTAAACGAAAACTATTTACAAAAATTTACATACAATACGTGGGCTGTAATCGCCGTTGTATTTTCCTTAATTGCATCTATCTTATTTTTAATATTCTATTTTTCCTACACTCCAACCAAAAAAAGAATCTTCTTTACTGCCAGTATGATTTCTTTTTTTCTATTAACAACCTCTTTAGTAATTACCTACACGCAGTATAATTATACTCAAAATATTATTGAAGCTATTATTTTTGACGAAGAAGTATCTGTTAAAAATGAACCTACAGAAAATGCTAACGAAATTTTCACCTTACATGAAGGAGTTAAAGTAAATGTGTTAGATGCTGTAGATAATTGGAAAAAAATAAAACTTATAGACGGGAAATTAGGTTGGGTTAATGCTGAAAGTTTACGGGAATTATAA
- a CDS encoding BatD family protein, which yields MKLKTYISVLVILITSAINAQDAALTATVSKNKLGVNQRLRIEFSINKQGADNFKAPNFTNFKIVGGPSQSVSQSWINGKVSFNQSYTYILQPKRKGEFTIPSASIEIEGKTLSSNPVKVIVLDAVDIPKNPNDPSYIAEQNIHLVAEISKSQPYIGEGIYVEYRLYFSDNVGIYDNAITEAPQYNGFWNQEIKRNGMPVKTGTYNGENYRYAVLHKALLIPTTSGKLTIDPMKMDIVVAVPTGRADFFGNVITRQVRKEFSSAKKIINAKSLPLKNKPEDFTGAVGEFSFDVSLSKNTLKANESSQIKVSVSGKGNLKLFELPKIETPKELEVYQPERKENVRITGTGLSGSVTDNYTVVPEFKGKYKIPSTSFSYFNPKENVYQTISTDDLYVDVLEGKEIPTNSDLNAVAKQAVKVTGNDFRYIQTTTDLQAVKTDDFFKSILFYILLLLPILAIPIGIFIKKKKEEREGDVLGNKLRKADKLAKKYLSEAQKQLGNKEAFYEALERALHNYLKAKLRVETSDISREKITDLLLDKNIDKEVIHQFIEVLNHCDFARYTPITNVQMKEEYEKAKQVITQLDRQL from the coding sequence ATGAAGTTGAAAACATACATATCAGTACTAGTTATTTTAATAACCTCTGCCATTAACGCACAAGATGCTGCGTTAACGGCTACCGTTAGCAAAAACAAATTAGGTGTAAATCAACGATTGCGTATTGAATTTTCAATTAACAAACAAGGAGCTGACAATTTTAAAGCACCTAATTTCACTAACTTTAAAATAGTAGGCGGACCCAGTCAGTCGGTGAGTCAATCGTGGATAAACGGTAAAGTTTCTTTTAATCAATCGTACACTTACATACTGCAACCCAAAAGAAAAGGAGAGTTTACCATTCCTTCTGCCAGCATTGAAATTGAAGGAAAAACACTTAGCTCCAACCCTGTAAAGGTTATTGTATTAGATGCGGTAGATATTCCTAAAAACCCAAACGACCCAAGTTATATAGCAGAACAGAATATTCATTTAGTAGCCGAAATTTCTAAATCTCAACCGTATATTGGAGAAGGAATTTATGTAGAATACCGTTTATACTTTAGCGACAATGTTGGTATTTACGACAATGCTATTACAGAGGCACCACAGTACAACGGATTTTGGAATCAAGAAATTAAACGAAACGGAATGCCTGTTAAAACGGGCACCTATAACGGAGAGAATTATCGTTATGCTGTTTTACACAAAGCCTTGTTAATTCCTACAACTTCAGGCAAACTTACTATCGACCCTATGAAAATGGATATTGTGGTAGCAGTTCCTACTGGTAGAGCCGATTTCTTCGGAAATGTGATTACACGTCAAGTTCGTAAGGAGTTCTCTTCTGCAAAAAAAATTATCAACGCAAAATCCTTACCTCTTAAAAACAAACCTGAAGATTTTACAGGAGCAGTTGGTGAATTTTCTTTTGATGTTTCTTTAAGCAAAAACACCTTAAAAGCGAATGAATCATCACAAATCAAAGTCTCAGTAAGTGGAAAAGGAAACTTAAAACTATTTGAACTTCCAAAAATTGAAACGCCTAAAGAACTCGAAGTTTATCAACCAGAAAGAAAAGAAAACGTTCGCATTACTGGCACTGGTTTATCTGGTTCTGTTACCGATAATTACACGGTTGTTCCTGAATTTAAAGGAAAGTATAAAATTCCAAGTACCAGTTTCTCGTACTTCAATCCGAAAGAAAACGTATACCAAACCATTAGCACCGATGACTTATATGTAGATGTTTTAGAAGGAAAAGAAATTCCGACGAATTCAGATCTTAACGCAGTAGCAAAACAAGCTGTAAAAGTTACTGGAAATGACTTTAGATACATTCAAACAACTACCGATTTACAAGCTGTAAAAACGGATGATTTCTTTAAATCTATCTTATTTTACATTCTTCTATTGCTACCCATTTTAGCAATTCCAATAGGAATATTCATAAAAAAGAAAAAAGAAGAACGTGAGGGTGACGTGTTGGGCAACAAGCTGCGAAAAGCCGATAAACTGGCTAAAAAATACTTATCAGAAGCACAAAAACAATTGGGTAACAAAGAGGCTTTTTACGAAGCTTTAGAAAGAGCCTTACACAACTACTTAAAAGCTAAATTAAGAGTTGAAACTTCAGATATAAGTCGTGAAAAGATTACTGATTTGTTATTAGATAAAAATATTGATAAAGAAGTAATTCATCAGTTTATTGAAGTATTAAATCATTGTGATTTTGCTCGATATACTCCAATAACCAATGTGCAAATGAAAGAGGAGTACGAAAAAGCGAAACAAGTAATAACGCAATTAGACAGACAATTATAA
- a CDS encoding tetratricopeptide repeat protein, translated as MKSLQNLVFIIVMAASALANAQQDSLKLQREARALLREGNKLYNKQQFSDAAIAYRKALGKNSKYEKASYNYGNTLYQDKKYKEAVEQFKVTTETSKDKMAQAEAYHNIGNAMMEQKQYEQAVEAFKNSLRRNPNDDETRYNLAVAQKEAKKQQQNQKDNKDKNKNQKDQQKQNEEDKKNDQNKDKKGDDKDKKDDQQDQKNDDQKNQQKPNQDQKDKQNQQPKPQQGKMTPEQMKQLLESLNNEENKTQKKMNTEKSKGRKVKQEKDW; from the coding sequence ATGAAAAGTTTACAAAATTTAGTGTTCATTATAGTTATGGCAGCTTCTGCACTAGCCAATGCGCAGCAAGACTCGCTTAAATTACAGCGTGAAGCACGTGCTTTACTAAGAGAAGGAAACAAACTATACAATAAGCAACAATTTAGCGATGCTGCTATTGCATATCGAAAAGCTTTGGGTAAAAATAGCAAATATGAAAAAGCAAGCTATAATTACGGAAACACCTTATATCAAGATAAGAAATACAAAGAAGCCGTAGAACAGTTTAAAGTAACTACCGAAACATCAAAAGATAAAATGGCTCAGGCGGAAGCTTACCATAATATTGGCAATGCCATGATGGAACAAAAACAATACGAACAAGCGGTTGAAGCCTTTAAAAATTCCTTACGTAGAAATCCGAATGACGATGAAACTCGTTATAATTTAGCTGTTGCTCAAAAAGAAGCTAAGAAGCAACAACAAAATCAGAAGGATAACAAGGATAAAAATAAAAATCAGAAAGACCAACAAAAACAAAACGAAGAAGACAAAAAGAACGACCAAAATAAAGATAAAAAAGGCGACGATAAGGATAAGAAAGACGATCAACAAGATCAGAAAAATGACGATCAAAAAAATCAACAAAAACCAAATCAAGACCAAAAAGACAAACAAAATCAACAACCAAAACCTCAGCAAGGAAAAATGACTCCAGAACAAATGAAGCAGTTATTAGAGAGTTTAAATAATGAGGAAAACAAAACGCAAAAGAAAATGAATACCGAAAAATCAAAAGGAAGAAAAGTAAAACAAGAAAAAGACTGGTAA
- a CDS encoding VWA domain-containing protein has product MYKLEEPNYFYLFAIIPVIVVVFLFVLWWKKRTQKKFANPVLLAKIAPNTSTFKSVLKLVFFLLGLSFLIISLMNPKMGTKLKTVKREGVDVVFALDVSKSMLAEDIAPNRLEKAKQIISKTIDKLGSDRVGIIIYAGNAYPLLPITTDHAAANMFLQNANPDMVSSQGTAINEALNLANTYYDNDEQTNRFLIIISDGEDHQEETKQVAQNIANEGVKVYTVGVGTEKGGPIPIKLNGALIGYKKDRMGETVITQRKPDVLQGIADASDGQYFDGNKTENPVEAIEKIIGNAQKSEFETKQFSDYKDQFQWFVGIGLLFLIIDMFLFDKKTKWLKKVDLFNEES; this is encoded by the coding sequence ATGTACAAACTAGAAGAACCAAATTATTTTTATCTCTTTGCAATTATTCCTGTAATAGTTGTGGTTTTCCTATTCGTTTTATGGTGGAAAAAGCGAACTCAAAAAAAGTTTGCTAATCCTGTTCTTTTAGCTAAAATAGCACCTAATACCTCAACCTTTAAATCGGTATTAAAACTTGTTTTTTTCTTGTTAGGATTGTCTTTTTTAATTATATCTTTAATGAATCCTAAAATGGGAACGAAACTAAAGACCGTAAAAAGAGAAGGTGTTGATGTAGTATTTGCTTTAGATGTTTCCAAAAGTATGCTGGCAGAAGATATTGCTCCGAACAGATTAGAAAAAGCAAAACAAATTATTTCAAAGACTATCGATAAACTAGGAAGTGATAGAGTGGGAATTATTATTTATGCAGGTAATGCCTATCCACTACTTCCTATTACCACCGACCATGCGGCAGCTAATATGTTTTTACAAAATGCAAATCCCGACATGGTTTCGAGTCAAGGTACTGCAATTAACGAAGCGTTAAACTTGGCAAACACCTATTATGATAACGACGAGCAAACCAATCGCTTTTTAATTATTATTTCAGATGGTGAAGACCATCAAGAAGAAACCAAACAGGTTGCTCAAAACATCGCTAACGAAGGAGTGAAAGTATATACTGTTGGTGTAGGAACTGAAAAGGGAGGGCCTATTCCAATCAAACTAAATGGCGCACTTATTGGTTATAAAAAAGATAGAATGGGAGAAACCGTAATTACCCAAAGAAAACCCGATGTGTTACAAGGAATTGCGGATGCTTCTGATGGACAATATTTTGATGGTAATAAAACAGAAAATCCAGTAGAAGCTATTGAAAAAATTATTGGAAACGCACAAAAAAGTGAGTTTGAAACAAAACAATTTTCTGATTATAAAGACCAATTTCAGTGGTTTGTAGGCATTGGACTATTGTTTTTAATTATCGATATGTTTTTGTTCGATAAAAAAACCAAGTGGTTAAAGAAAGTAGATTTATTTAATGAGGAGTCATAG
- a CDS encoding vWA domain-containing protein gives MKWNNFEFHNPEFLWLLIIIPLLAFWSFYTRKKDSAQLKIPSTKGFKIKGSILPKLKPLLYLLRLLALTCLIIALARPRNVAVSKKTKTNRGIDIVMAVDVSASMLAKDLKPNRLEALKRVATDFINRRPNDRIGIVVYAGESFTQTPITSDKSIVKRTISEIKWGQLDDGTAIGMGLGSAVNRLKDSKAKSKVIILLTDGVNNTGFVDPKTATELAKGSGIKVYTIGIGTNGMAPFPWARDPRTGKISFKNQQVEIDEDLLKHIAKETNGKYFRATNNTTLKEIYDEIDKLEKTKIEEFKYYNYSEKYRFLVFLAGIFLLLEFTLKNTVFKSFI, from the coding sequence ATGAAGTGGAATAATTTTGAGTTTCATAATCCTGAATTTTTATGGTTGCTAATTATAATTCCACTATTAGCATTCTGGAGTTTTTATACCCGAAAAAAAGATAGTGCACAGCTCAAAATACCCAGTACCAAGGGTTTTAAAATAAAAGGTTCTATACTACCAAAACTCAAACCTTTACTATACCTCTTAAGATTATTGGCACTAACTTGTTTAATAATTGCGTTAGCACGTCCTAGAAATGTAGCCGTTAGTAAAAAAACGAAAACGAACCGAGGAATCGATATCGTAATGGCTGTTGATGTTTCTGCCAGTATGCTAGCAAAAGACCTTAAACCAAATCGATTAGAAGCTTTAAAAAGAGTAGCAACCGATTTTATTAATCGACGCCCTAACGATCGTATCGGTATTGTTGTGTATGCTGGAGAGAGTTTTACCCAAACACCTATTACTAGCGATAAATCTATCGTAAAAAGAACCATTTCAGAAATTAAATGGGGACAGTTGGATGATGGTACGGCTATTGGTATGGGACTCGGTTCTGCTGTGAATCGATTGAAAGATAGCAAAGCCAAAAGTAAAGTCATTATTTTATTAACCGACGGAGTAAACAACACTGGTTTTGTAGACCCAAAAACAGCGACAGAACTGGCTAAAGGTAGCGGAATTAAAGTGTATACTATAGGAATTGGAACTAATGGAATGGCACCTTTCCCGTGGGCAAGAGACCCTAGAACTGGAAAAATTTCCTTTAAAAACCAACAGGTTGAAATTGATGAAGACTTGTTAAAACACATTGCTAAAGAAACCAATGGAAAATATTTTAGAGCAACGAACAACACTACGTTAAAAGAAATTTATGACGAAATTGACAAGCTAGAAAAAACAAAAATAGAAGAATTCAAATATTATAATTATTCAGAAAAGTATCGCTTTTTAGTATTCTTAGCTGGCATCTTTTTGCTCTTGGAGTTCACTCTAAAAAATACAGTATTTAAAAGCTTTATTTAA
- a CDS encoding DUF58 domain-containing protein: METKELLKKVRKIEIKTRKLSNHIFGGEYHSTFKGRGMTFSEVRQYQYGDDIRSIDWNVTARYNEPYVKVFEEERELTMMLVVDISGSEFFGTSEQFKKDTITEIAATLAFSAIQNNDKVGLILFSDQVELYIPPKKGKSHVLRIIRELIEFQPKSKQTNISEALKFLSNIMKKKAIVFMLSDFMDDGYERTLKIVGNKHDVTGIRVYDKHDEEIPNLGMVSMIDAETGNTQLVNTSAKSVRTHYRANALRLTDYFETTFTKSGAGTIHTRVDESYVRKLLGYFKRKG; the protein is encoded by the coding sequence ATGGAAACAAAAGAATTATTAAAAAAAGTTCGGAAAATTGAAATAAAGACACGGAAACTGTCTAATCATATTTTTGGAGGAGAATACCATTCTACTTTTAAAGGTAGAGGTATGACTTTTTCAGAAGTGCGTCAATATCAATACGGAGACGATATTAGATCTATAGATTGGAACGTTACTGCTCGTTACAACGAACCGTATGTAAAGGTTTTTGAAGAAGAACGAGAACTTACCATGATGTTAGTAGTCGATATTTCTGGTTCCGAATTTTTTGGTACTTCTGAACAATTTAAGAAAGATACTATTACAGAAATTGCTGCTACATTGGCGTTTTCTGCAATTCAAAATAACGATAAAGTTGGTTTAATCTTATTTTCAGATCAAGTCGAACTATACATTCCTCCTAAAAAAGGAAAAAGTCATGTATTACGAATTATACGAGAGCTTATTGAGTTTCAACCTAAAAGCAAACAGACGAATATTAGTGAAGCTTTAAAGTTTTTATCGAATATCATGAAAAAGAAAGCTATTGTTTTTATGCTTTCTGACTTTATGGATGACGGGTATGAACGTACCTTAAAAATTGTTGGAAACAAACACGATGTAACAGGTATTCGAGTATACGATAAGCACGACGAAGAAATTCCTAATTTAGGAATGGTTTCTATGATCGATGCCGAAACTGGAAATACACAATTGGTAAACACGAGCGCTAAGTCGGTTAGAACACATTACAGAGCCAATGCTTTGCGCTTAACCGATTATTTTGAAACTACGTTTACCAAAAGTGGTGCAGGAACTATTCATACCAGAGTCGACGAAAGTTACGTACGAAAATTACTAGGTTATTTTAAACGAAAAGGATAA
- a CDS encoding AAA family ATPase: MDIDVRAINEKIERESAFVDLLTTEMNKVIVGQKHMIERLLIGLLGNGHILLEGVPGLAKTLAINTLSKAVDGSFSRVQFTPDLLPADVVGTMIYNVKENDFSIKKGPIFANFVLADEINRAPAKVQSALLEAMQERQITIGDETFKLDEPFLVMATQNPVEQEGTYPLPEAQVDRFMLKTVIDYPKLQDEQLIMRQNLNGNFQKINPVISIDQIIKARSVVNEVYMDEKIEKYILDIIFATRYPEKYNLEKLQPLISFGSSPRGSIALAKAAKCYAFIKRRGYVIPEDVRAIVNDVLRHRIGITYEAEAENITSIDIINSIINEVQVP; the protein is encoded by the coding sequence ATGGATATAGATGTAAGAGCCATCAATGAAAAAATAGAGAGAGAGAGTGCTTTTGTAGACTTATTGACTACAGAAATGAATAAAGTAATTGTAGGTCAGAAACACATGATTGAACGATTACTGATTGGACTTTTAGGAAACGGACATATACTGTTAGAAGGTGTTCCTGGACTTGCAAAAACATTAGCAATTAACACACTTTCGAAAGCAGTTGATGGTAGTTTTAGCCGTGTTCAATTTACTCCTGACTTACTACCAGCCGATGTGGTAGGTACTATGATATACAATGTAAAAGAAAATGATTTCTCTATTAAAAAAGGACCCATTTTTGCCAACTTTGTATTAGCCGATGAAATTAACCGTGCCCCTGCCAAAGTACAATCTGCTTTGTTAGAGGCCATGCAAGAACGCCAAATTACTATCGGTGATGAAACTTTTAAATTAGATGAGCCTTTCTTAGTAATGGCTACACAAAACCCCGTAGAACAAGAAGGAACTTATCCGTTGCCAGAAGCACAAGTAGACCGTTTTATGCTAAAGACTGTAATTGATTATCCAAAATTACAAGATGAGCAACTTATCATGCGTCAAAACTTAAACGGAAATTTTCAAAAAATAAACCCTGTTATTTCCATCGACCAAATTATCAAAGCACGCAGTGTGGTTAATGAGGTGTATATGGATGAAAAAATTGAAAAGTATATTTTAGATATTATTTTTGCAACACGTTATCCTGAAAAATACAATCTAGAAAAATTACAACCCCTAATTAGCTTTGGCTCTTCTCCTCGTGGAAGTATTGCCTTGGCAAAAGCTGCAAAATGTTATGCTTTTATTAAAAGAAGGGGCTATGTAATTCCAGAAGACGTGAGAGCCATCGTTAACGATGTGTTACGCCACAGAATAGGTATTACCTACGAAGCTGAGGCCGAAAACATTACATCAATAGATATTATTAACTCAATAATAAACGAAGTCCAAGTCCCCTAA
- a CDS encoding UDP-2,3-diacylglucosamine diphosphatase yields MISIHTSENKKVYFASDQHFGAPTSDASFPREQKFVAWLNEVQKDAAAVFILGDLFDFWFEYKTVVPKGFVRVLGKLAELKDSGIPIYFFVGNHDLWMRDYFEKELNIPVYHSPQEFKINNKLFLIGHGDGLGPGDKGYKRMKKVFTFPLFKWLFRWLHPDLGMRLGQYMSVKNKLISGDEDAKFLGEDNEWLVQYCKRKLETKHYDFFVFGHRHLPLKIQLKENSTYINTGDWIQYFTYAAFENDELTLKEYRKSS; encoded by the coding sequence TTGATTTCAATCCATACTTCTGAAAACAAAAAAGTCTACTTTGCTTCCGACCAGCATTTCGGAGCTCCTACCTCTGATGCTAGTTTTCCTCGTGAACAAAAGTTTGTTGCATGGTTAAACGAAGTTCAAAAAGATGCAGCGGCTGTTTTTATTTTGGGTGATTTATTCGACTTTTGGTTCGAGTATAAAACGGTGGTTCCGAAAGGGTTTGTTCGTGTTTTGGGCAAACTTGCTGAGCTAAAAGACAGCGGTATTCCGATTTACTTTTTTGTTGGAAACCACGATTTATGGATGCGTGATTATTTTGAAAAGGAATTAAACATTCCTGTATATCATTCTCCTCAAGAATTTAAAATCAACAATAAATTGTTTTTAATTGGTCATGGCGATGGATTAGGTCCAGGAGACAAGGGATATAAGCGCATGAAAAAAGTCTTTACATTTCCTTTATTCAAATGGCTATTCCGATGGTTACACCCCGATTTAGGCATGCGATTAGGACAGTATATGTCGGTTAAAAACAAACTGATTTCGGGTGATGAAGACGCTAAATTTTTAGGAGAAGACAACGAGTGGTTAGTTCAATATTGCAAACGAAAACTAGAAACCAAACACTACGATTTTTTTGTATTTGGGCATCGACATCTTCCATTAAAAATTCAACTTAAAGAAAACAGCACTTATATAAATACTGGAGACTGGATACAGTATTTTACCTATGCTGCTTTTGAAAACGATGAATTAACTTTAAAAGAATATCGTAAATCGTCTTAA
- a CDS encoding nucleoside deaminase, which yields MNPFDDTYFMKKALQEAEVAFDKGEVPVGAVIVFNNQIIARAHNLTERLNDVTAHAEMQAFTAAADFLGGKYLKDCTLYVTLEPCQMCAGASYWTQIGKIVYGASEPKLGFRVLQTKLHPKTKVISGVLEEECSFLLKKFFIEKRNLNL from the coding sequence ATGAATCCGTTTGACGATACTTATTTTATGAAAAAAGCCTTGCAAGAAGCTGAGGTAGCTTTCGATAAAGGAGAAGTTCCGGTAGGTGCCGTAATCGTTTTTAACAATCAAATTATTGCGAGGGCGCATAATTTAACAGAGCGATTAAATGATGTAACAGCACACGCCGAAATGCAGGCATTCACTGCTGCGGCAGATTTTTTAGGTGGAAAGTATTTAAAGGATTGTACGTTGTATGTTACCTTAGAACCCTGCCAAATGTGTGCGGGAGCAAGCTACTGGACACAAATTGGTAAAATAGTGTACGGAGCTAGTGAACCAAAATTAGGGTTTCGTGTTTTACAAACAAAATTACACCCAAAAACAAAAGTAATATCGGGTGTTTTAGAAGAAGAGTGCAGTTTTTTGTTAAAGAAATTTTTTATCGAAAAACGGAATTTGAATTTATGA